Part of the Prochlorococcus sp. MIT 0603 genome is shown below.
CTTAAAGGGAACATTGCTGCAGCCAATGCTACTAACAAAGAAGACATGCCTCCACAGCCATTAAACAAAGCTACTGTTTCGGGCATAGCCGTCATAGCAACCCTCTTAGCAGTAACCATTCCCAACAAGCCCCCAACTACTGATCCAAATATTATCCATATCCAGGCACCTATAGATATTGATGAGCTTCCATAAGAATCAACCAAAACACCTATTACAGCTAGCATCATTGCAACAGCCGCAAGTCGATTAGCATCACGAGCTGAGCGAACTTTTGACAAGCCTTTAATGCCTAAAGCCAAAAGGAGAACAGCCAAAAGATCGATCGAAAACTTCAATACATCGGAAAGGTTCATTTATTCAACTCCTTATTTACGAGAAGGTTTACGGCTAAACATTGCAAGCATCCTGTCTGTAACGAGAAATCCTCCAACTACATTGAACAATGCAAATCCAAGTGCAATAGATCCCATAAGTAACAATGGGGGGTTATTTCCTGCCCTGATTATCAAAGTAAGAGCAGCAAGCATTGTTATACCTGAAATTGCATTTGCTCCACTCATCAAGGGTGTATGCAAAGTAGGTGGGACTTTGCCGATCAACTCAAGGCCAAGCAAGCTTCCCAATAAAAGGACCCAAAAGGCTTCACTTATAAAGGACATTAATTTAACCC
Proteins encoded:
- a CDS encoding NAD(P) transhydrogenase subunit alpha; translated protein: MSFISEAFWVLLLGSLLGLELIGKVPPTLHTPLMSGANAISGITMLAALTLIIRAGNNPPLLLMGSIALGFALFNVVGGFLVTDRMLAMFSRKPSRK